A single region of the Kocuria rosea genome encodes:
- a CDS encoding organic hydroperoxide resistance protein, with protein MDTVYTAEALATGAGRDGRTRTTDGRIDLGLAVPQEMGGSGDGANPEQLFAAGYAACFHSALQMVARQEKVKLGDSSVGARVGIGGNGQGGFGLEVDLEVVLPDLDPATAQALADKAHQVCPYSNATRGNVDVRVTVADD; from the coding sequence ATGGACACCGTCTACACCGCCGAGGCCCTCGCCACCGGCGCCGGCCGCGACGGCCGCACCCGCACCACCGACGGCCGGATCGACCTGGGCCTGGCCGTCCCGCAGGAGATGGGCGGCTCCGGCGACGGCGCCAACCCCGAGCAGCTCTTCGCCGCGGGCTACGCCGCCTGCTTCCACTCCGCGCTGCAGATGGTGGCCCGGCAGGAGAAGGTGAAGCTCGGCGACTCCAGCGTCGGGGCCCGCGTGGGCATCGGCGGCAACGGCCAGGGCGGCTTCGGCCTCGAGGTCGACCTCGAGGTCGTGCTCCCCGACCTCGACCCGGCCACCGCGCAGGCCCTGGCGGACAAGGCCCACCAGGTGTGCCCGTACTCGAACGCCACCCGCGGCAACGTCGACGTCCGCGTGACCGTCGCCGACGACTGA
- a CDS encoding haloacid dehalogenase type II, whose amino-acid sequence MTTDDRPVLVFDVNETLSDMRPLRHAFEEVGVPGELAATWFASVLREGFALAVHGEAQPFSVLGQETARALFTLHPPAEDVEDAVARVLDAVQRLPLHADVPDGVRSLADAGFRLTALTNGSAATAEGLLERGGVRQHFERVCSVEEAPCWKPASEAYTWASGAWGVPPEQMLMVAVHPWDLHGAARAGLRTAWIDRHGSPWPAYARTPDLRVSGVRELAARLAAGGAGLTA is encoded by the coding sequence ATGACCACCGACGACAGACCCGTCCTCGTGTTCGACGTGAACGAGACCCTCTCCGACATGCGCCCCCTGCGCCACGCCTTCGAGGAGGTCGGGGTGCCGGGGGAGCTGGCGGCCACGTGGTTCGCCTCCGTCCTGCGGGAGGGCTTCGCGCTGGCCGTCCACGGAGAGGCCCAGCCGTTCTCCGTGCTGGGGCAGGAGACGGCGCGCGCGCTCTTCACCCTGCACCCGCCGGCCGAGGACGTGGAGGACGCCGTGGCCCGGGTCCTGGACGCCGTGCAGCGGCTGCCCCTGCACGCGGACGTCCCGGACGGGGTGCGCTCCCTGGCCGACGCCGGGTTCCGGCTCACGGCCCTCACCAACGGCTCCGCGGCCACCGCCGAGGGCCTGCTCGAGCGCGGGGGCGTGCGGCAGCACTTCGAGCGCGTCTGCTCCGTCGAGGAGGCCCCCTGCTGGAAGCCGGCGTCCGAGGCCTACACCTGGGCGAGCGGGGCCTGGGGCGTGCCGCCGGAGCAGATGCTCATGGTCGCGGTGCACCCCTGGGACCTGCACGGCGCCGCCCGGGCGGGGCTGCGCACGGCCTGGATCGACCGGCACGGCTCGCCCTGGCCGGCGTACGCGCGCACCCCGGACCTCAGGGTGTCCGGGGTGCGGGAGCTCGCCGCGCGGCTGGCGGCCGGCGGCGCCGGGCTGACGGCCTGA
- a CDS encoding MarR family winged helix-turn-helix transcriptional regulator, which translates to MDADLRLDAQLCFALYAASRATTAAYREPLAELGLTYPQYLALLALWEEDGQTVSALGSRLRLDSGTLSPLLKRMETGGLLERRRGHDDERRVTVHLTPSGHRLRERAPAVQRRVLEASGLTAAEMETLRALARRIGAPADPHAADRPGADSTGTRTTTTDTQE; encoded by the coding sequence ATGGACGCAGATCTCCGGCTCGACGCGCAGCTGTGCTTCGCGCTCTACGCCGCCTCACGGGCCACGACCGCGGCCTACCGCGAGCCGCTGGCGGAGCTCGGCCTGACGTATCCGCAGTACCTCGCGCTGCTCGCGCTGTGGGAGGAGGACGGCCAGACCGTCTCGGCGCTGGGCTCCCGCCTCCGCCTGGACAGCGGCACCCTCTCCCCGCTGCTCAAGCGGATGGAGACCGGCGGGCTCCTCGAGCGCCGCCGGGGGCACGACGACGAGCGGCGGGTCACCGTCCACCTCACGCCGTCCGGCCACCGGCTGCGCGAGCGCGCCCCGGCCGTGCAGCGGCGCGTCCTGGAGGCCTCGGGGCTGACCGCCGCCGAGATGGAGACGCTGCGGGCCCTGGCCCGGCGGATCGGCGCCCCCGCCGATCCGCACGCCGCGGACCGCCCCGGTGCGGACAGCACCGGAACCCGAACCACCACCACCGACACCCAGGAGTGA
- a CDS encoding HAD family hydrolase encodes MTPPRTPDRSAPSRRGVLFDVDGTLIDSSYLHTVAWWHAFNQAGHDVPMHRIHRLIGMGSEQLIDELLPADRDRDGDDAIGAAHGALFSVHWPGLKPTRGAAELLRRCTDAGLVVVLASSSNVTEVAAMREALGSDDLLTAVTTATDAEHSKPAPDIFAAALEAGNLRPEDAIVVGDARWDVESAWKLGLDAVCLTSGGISETELREAGAVAVYADPQALLDDFENSPLGRLVPAG; translated from the coding sequence ATGACTCCTCCCCGGACCCCCGACCGCTCGGCGCCGAGCCGGCGCGGCGTCCTGTTCGACGTCGACGGCACCCTCATCGACTCGAGCTACCTGCACACCGTCGCCTGGTGGCACGCCTTCAACCAGGCCGGGCACGACGTCCCCATGCACCGCATCCACCGGCTCATCGGCATGGGCTCGGAGCAGCTGATCGACGAGCTGCTGCCCGCGGACCGGGACCGGGACGGGGACGACGCCATCGGCGCGGCCCACGGGGCCCTGTTCTCCGTGCACTGGCCGGGGCTCAAGCCCACCCGCGGCGCCGCGGAGCTGCTGCGCCGCTGCACCGACGCGGGGCTCGTGGTGGTGCTGGCGTCGTCGTCGAACGTCACCGAGGTGGCCGCCATGCGGGAGGCCCTCGGCTCGGACGACCTGCTCACGGCGGTCACGACCGCCACGGACGCCGAGCACAGCAAGCCCGCCCCGGACATCTTCGCCGCGGCGCTGGAGGCCGGGAACCTGCGCCCCGAGGACGCGATCGTGGTGGGGGACGCCCGCTGGGACGTCGAGTCCGCGTGGAAGCTCGGCCTCGACGCCGTGTGCCTGACGAGCGGCGGGATCAGCGAGACGGAGCTGCGCGAGGCCGGGGCCGTGGCCGTCTATGCGGACCCGCAGGCCCTCCTGGACGACTTCGAGAACAGCCCCCTGGGCCGGCTCGTCCCGGCGGGCTGA
- a CDS encoding M20/M25/M40 family metallo-hydrolase, with protein MPHPTPRRWTVAAALAGTLALTVPSAVTAAPGEAGDAGALAPTAAAVPVQQVLDHLEVFQAVAHANGGNRASGTPGYRGSADYVVGRLRAAGYTPRVQSFSFPFFQEIVPTTVAVPGPGGVPRTLTAAEAAVMVYSGSGTVTAPVQAVDTTGAPAASTSGCEAEDFAGFTAGSVALLQRGTCTFGVKAANAQAAGASAVLIFNTGLPGEEGVVAGTLGEPGATTLPVVGLSHAAGTALLGGGEVTVTAQTVSENRETFNVLAETGSGDPESTVMVGAHLDSVPEGAGINDNGSGSAGILAIAEALAGTETANTVRFAWWGAEEFGLRGSRHYVADLKANDPAALEDIAVYLNFDMIGSPNYGRFVYDGDHSAFPPVQGPDGPVTAPAGSAAIEAAFHEHFGSVGLASGETEFSGRSDYGPFIAEGVPSGGLFTGAEGIKTAEQAALFGGRTGVAYDFCYHGACDDLANVDARGLGEMTDAAAAVIQRFAASTRDVDGTGADESAQQDGRGLPLGPATADQGSGPHSAADDVPVQ; from the coding sequence TGCAGCAGGTGCTGGACCACCTCGAGGTGTTCCAGGCCGTCGCCCACGCCAACGGCGGCAACCGGGCCTCGGGCACCCCGGGCTACCGGGGCAGCGCGGACTACGTGGTCGGCCGGCTGCGCGCCGCCGGCTACACCCCGCGGGTCCAGAGCTTCTCCTTCCCGTTCTTCCAGGAGATCGTCCCGACCACCGTGGCCGTGCCCGGCCCGGGCGGTGTCCCGCGGACCCTGACCGCGGCGGAGGCGGCCGTCATGGTCTACTCCGGGTCCGGCACGGTGACCGCCCCGGTGCAGGCCGTGGACACCACCGGCGCCCCGGCGGCGAGCACCAGCGGCTGCGAGGCAGAGGACTTCGCCGGCTTCACGGCGGGCAGCGTCGCCCTGCTCCAGCGGGGCACGTGCACCTTCGGCGTGAAGGCCGCCAACGCCCAGGCCGCCGGGGCCTCCGCGGTGCTGATCTTCAACACCGGTCTCCCCGGAGAGGAAGGCGTGGTCGCCGGCACGCTCGGGGAGCCCGGTGCCACGACCCTCCCGGTGGTCGGTCTCAGCCATGCGGCCGGGACCGCCCTGCTGGGCGGGGGCGAGGTGACCGTGACGGCGCAGACCGTCTCCGAGAACCGTGAGACGTTCAACGTCCTCGCCGAGACGGGCTCGGGCGATCCCGAGAGCACGGTGATGGTCGGCGCCCACCTGGACAGCGTCCCCGAGGGCGCGGGCATCAACGACAACGGCTCGGGCTCCGCGGGGATCCTGGCGATCGCCGAGGCGCTCGCGGGCACGGAGACCGCCAACACGGTGCGCTTCGCCTGGTGGGGCGCGGAGGAGTTCGGCCTGCGCGGCTCCCGGCACTACGTCGCGGACCTGAAGGCCAACGACCCCGCCGCGCTGGAGGACATCGCGGTGTACCTGAACTTCGACATGATCGGCTCCCCGAATTACGGGCGCTTCGTCTACGACGGCGACCACTCCGCGTTCCCGCCCGTGCAGGGCCCCGATGGGCCCGTGACCGCCCCGGCGGGCTCGGCCGCGATCGAGGCGGCCTTCCACGAGCACTTCGGCTCCGTGGGCCTGGCCTCCGGCGAGACCGAGTTCAGCGGCCGCAGCGACTACGGGCCCTTCATCGCCGAGGGCGTCCCCTCCGGCGGCCTGTTCACCGGCGCCGAGGGGATCAAGACCGCGGAGCAGGCCGCGCTGTTCGGCGGCCGGACCGGAGTCGCCTACGACTTCTGCTACCACGGCGCGTGCGACGACCTCGCCAACGTCGACGCCCGGGGACTGGGCGAGATGACCGACGCGGCGGCAGCCGTGATCCAGCGCTTCGCGGCCTCCACCCGGGACGTCGACGGCACGGGGGCGGACGAAAGCGCGCAGCAGGACGGACGCGGGCTCCCGCTCGGTCCGGCCACCGCGGACCAGGGGAGCGGCCCGCACAGCGCCGCCGACGACGTGCCGGTGCAGTGA
- a CDS encoding NADP-dependent oxidoreductase: MTSPTSTRQVVLASRPDGTPTPENFRLEEAALPAPGPGQVVVANRWMSVDPYMRGRMNDVKSYVPPFQVDHPLDGGAVGEVIASSAPELPVGATVLHGAGWREHALVEAASATVVDPDLAPESAYLGVLGMPGLTAYAGLMAAARFRPGDTVFVSGAAGAVGSLVGQIAKLSGAARVIGSAGSPEKVARLLELGFDAAFDYHDGPVLPQLRRAAPEGIDVYFDNVGGEHLEAAISALNVHGRVCLCGAISQYNATEPPAAPRNLALAIGKQLSLQGFLVSGHQDLGPEFREKMAGWLAAGEIRWDETVREGLDDAPQAFIDLLAGANTGKMVVKL, encoded by the coding sequence ATGACTTCCCCCACCAGCACCCGCCAGGTCGTGCTCGCCTCCCGTCCCGACGGCACCCCCACCCCCGAGAACTTCCGGCTCGAGGAGGCCGCGCTGCCCGCGCCCGGTCCCGGCCAGGTCGTGGTCGCCAACCGTTGGATGTCCGTGGACCCGTACATGCGCGGCCGGATGAACGACGTGAAGTCCTACGTCCCGCCGTTCCAGGTGGACCACCCGCTCGACGGCGGCGCCGTGGGCGAGGTCATCGCCTCGTCCGCGCCCGAGCTGCCCGTGGGCGCCACGGTGCTGCACGGGGCCGGCTGGCGGGAGCACGCGCTCGTCGAGGCCGCCTCGGCCACCGTGGTGGACCCCGACCTCGCCCCGGAGTCGGCCTATCTGGGGGTGCTCGGCATGCCGGGGCTCACCGCGTACGCCGGCCTCATGGCGGCCGCACGGTTCCGGCCCGGGGACACGGTCTTCGTCTCCGGCGCCGCCGGGGCCGTGGGCTCGCTCGTCGGCCAGATCGCGAAGCTCAGCGGCGCCGCCCGCGTGATCGGCAGCGCCGGCTCCCCCGAGAAGGTCGCCCGCCTGCTGGAGCTCGGCTTCGACGCCGCCTTCGACTACCACGACGGCCCGGTCCTCCCCCAGCTGCGGCGCGCGGCGCCCGAGGGCATCGACGTCTACTTCGACAACGTGGGCGGCGAGCACCTGGAGGCCGCGATCTCCGCGCTGAACGTCCACGGCCGCGTGTGCCTGTGCGGGGCGATCTCGCAGTACAACGCGACCGAGCCCCCGGCGGCGCCGCGGAACCTGGCGCTGGCGATCGGCAAGCAGCTGAGCCTGCAGGGCTTCCTGGTGAGCGGTCACCAGGACCTGGGCCCGGAGTTCCGCGAGAAGATGGCCGGCTGGCTCGCGGCCGGCGAGATCCGGTGGGACGAGACCGTGCGCGAGGGGCTGGACGACGCCCCGCAGGCGTTCATCGACCTGCTCGCCGGGGCCAACACCGGCAAGATGGTCGTCAAGCTGTGA